One window of the Acinetobacter equi genome contains the following:
- the miaB gene encoding tRNA (N6-isopentenyl adenosine(37)-C2)-methylthiotransferase MiaB → MTVQTFIPNGAQAASENTVTQPEHTHVVHDSVKKLYIETQGCQMNEYDSHRMADLLGDSHGYVLTTDPKEADILLMNTCSIREKAQEKVFSELGRWRKLKEKNPDLIIGVGGCVASQEGDNIQKRANYVDMIFGPQTLHRLPQMLDQHFEQVEKPKKEKIKLVDISFPDIEKFDFLPEPRVEGYKAFVSIMEGCSKYCSFCVVPYTRGEEVSRPLDDVLAEIATLAEKGVREISLLGQNVNGYRGETFEGEICTFADLLRLVAEIPGIGRIRYTTSHPLEFNDDLIECYRDLPQMVSHLHLPVQSGSNDVLQAMKRNHTIDVYIEKIAKLRKVRPDMHLSSDFIIGFPGETDENFEETYQFIKDMDFDHSYSFVYSKRPGTPASELEDTTPEDVKKERLAKVQQWIKRSSIDKTDAMLGTVQRVLIENVSNKDPNILVGTADNTRLVTFVGDASWVGRFAEIEITEIKTLNLVYGELLNLEPDVA, encoded by the coding sequence ATGACGGTTCAAACCTTCATTCCAAATGGTGCCCAAGCTGCCTCAGAAAACACTGTTACCCAGCCAGAGCACACTCATGTTGTTCATGATTCAGTTAAAAAGCTGTACATTGAAACACAAGGGTGTCAAATGAATGAGTATGACAGTCACCGTATGGCAGACTTGTTAGGCGATTCTCATGGATATGTTCTTACAACAGATCCTAAAGAAGCAGATATTCTACTCATGAATACCTGTTCAATTCGTGAAAAAGCACAAGAAAAAGTATTTTCTGAATTGGGTCGTTGGCGCAAACTTAAAGAAAAAAATCCTGACCTGATTATTGGTGTTGGTGGTTGTGTTGCATCGCAAGAAGGTGACAATATTCAAAAACGTGCAAATTATGTTGACATGATTTTTGGCCCACAAACTTTACACCGTTTACCGCAAATGTTAGATCAACATTTCGAGCAGGTAGAAAAACCGAAAAAAGAAAAAATTAAACTCGTTGATATTTCTTTCCCAGATATTGAAAAATTCGACTTTTTACCTGAACCGCGTGTAGAAGGCTATAAAGCCTTTGTTTCAATCATGGAAGGCTGTTCAAAATATTGCTCTTTCTGTGTTGTTCCATATACACGTGGTGAAGAAGTTTCTCGCCCACTTGATGATGTTCTTGCTGAAATTGCAACATTAGCCGAAAAAGGCGTACGTGAAATTTCACTTCTAGGTCAAAATGTAAATGGCTATCGTGGTGAAACTTTTGAAGGTGAAATCTGTACATTTGCAGATTTACTTCGATTAGTTGCAGAAATTCCAGGAATTGGTCGTATTCGCTATACCACTTCTCACCCACTTGAATTCAACGATGATTTAATTGAATGTTATCGTGATTTACCACAAATGGTTTCTCATCTTCACTTGCCTGTACAAAGTGGTTCAAACGATGTACTTCAAGCAATGAAACGTAACCATACAATTGATGTTTATATCGAGAAAATTGCTAAATTACGTAAAGTTCGTCCAGATATGCACTTATCTTCAGACTTTATTATTGGTTTCCCTGGTGAAACTGATGAAAATTTTGAAGAAACATATCAGTTTATTAAAGACATGGACTTTGACCACTCTTATAGCTTTGTATATTCAAAACGTCCAGGTACACCTGCGTCTGAACTTGAAGATACCACTCCTGAAGATGTGAAAAAAGAACGCTTAGCGAAAGTTCAACAATGGATTAAGCGTTCAAGTATCGACAAAACTGATGCAATGTTAGGCACAGTTCAACGTGTACTCATTGAAAATGTTTCAAATAAAGATCCGAACATTTTAGTTGGTACTGCAGATAACACACGTTTAGTAACATTTGTTGGTGATGCTTCTTGGGTCGGTCGTTTCGCGGAAATTGAGATTACAGAGATCAAAACTTTGAATTTAGTTTATGGTGAACTCTTGAATCTTGAGCCTGACGTGGCGTAA
- the pssA gene encoding CDP-diacylglycerol--serine O-phosphatidyltransferase has protein sequence MTSTNKPEGEISSTKENTFDGITFEVEEEEQTQEGKKVKRRGIYLWPNLITTLALLSGFYSIIASMNGDFRQAIFAIFIAALFDGLDGRVARAIGAQSPFGEQFDSLSDLLAFGIAPAILMYSWSLHDLGRIGLACCFVYTACAAFRLARFNVQIGVVDKRYFIGVASPLAAIIVISSVLVGLDYREVFDLQDKGYQIYNVILIVTVGLLMISNIKYYSFKTIDRKRVPFAVLPLSVFIISAITYDIPVGILILSFIYVLSGFVTTFLARKNTPV, from the coding sequence ATGACTAGTACAAATAAGCCTGAAGGGGAAATTTCTTCAACAAAGGAAAATACTTTTGATGGTATTACGTTCGAGGTTGAAGAAGAAGAACAGACCCAGGAAGGGAAGAAAGTGAAGCGTCGAGGCATCTATCTATGGCCTAATCTGATTACGACACTTGCGTTGTTGTCAGGTTTTTACTCAATTATTGCCAGTATGAATGGTGATTTTAGACAGGCTATATTTGCTATTTTTATTGCCGCACTTTTTGATGGTTTAGATGGGCGTGTTGCACGAGCAATTGGTGCTCAAAGTCCATTTGGTGAACAATTCGATTCATTGTCAGATTTACTTGCATTTGGTATTGCACCTGCAATTTTAATGTATAGCTGGAGTCTGCATGATTTAGGACGAATTGGTTTGGCATGTTGTTTTGTTTACACAGCTTGTGCAGCATTTCGTTTAGCACGATTTAATGTGCAAATTGGTGTGGTTGATAAGCGTTATTTTATTGGTGTTGCAAGTCCGCTAGCTGCAATTATTGTGATTTCTTCTGTTTTAGTCGGTTTAGATTATAGGGAAGTCTTTGATTTGCAAGATAAGGGATATCAAATTTATAACGTTATATTAATTGTTACAGTTGGGCTCTTGATGATTTCAAATATCAAGTATTATTCTTTTAAAACCATTGATCGTAAACGTGTACCTTTTGCTGTATTGCCTCTGAGTGTATTTATTATCTCGGCGATTACATATGATATTCCTGTTGGTATTTTGATTTTATCTTTTATCTATGTACTTTCAGGTTTTGTAACGACATTTTTAGCGAGAAAAAATACGCCTGTATAA
- a CDS encoding ribonuclease T2 family protein yields the protein MNKVNSLIKQQSLLLLFAIGFVLSITSSFIHANPLNGYVMEIQMTPATCLLDATKTKRRECLEGYALNIVGLYPETTTANCRTNSSAILPPIQAKVVASVMPNETARVNLWKNIGGCVLMTASQYFRYVINLADRLNIPIVMTRQESTHIQQNMLRTMFTKLNSGLPPQGIHFQCSSHRNVSYLTHIKICYNKNGKYRTCPETIETKCPKSFVIKGSY from the coding sequence ATGAATAAAGTGAATAGTTTAATAAAACAACAAAGTCTTCTTTTGCTTTTTGCAATAGGATTTGTTTTATCTATAACAAGTTCATTCATTCATGCGAATCCTTTAAATGGATATGTTATGGAGATTCAGATGACTCCAGCAACATGTTTACTTGATGCTACAAAAACAAAAAGAAGAGAGTGTTTAGAGGGCTATGCTCTTAATATTGTAGGGTTATATCCAGAAACAACGACTGCAAATTGTCGAACAAATTCATCTGCAATTTTACCTCCGATACAAGCTAAAGTTGTTGCAAGTGTAATGCCTAATGAAACGGCACGTGTGAATTTATGGAAAAATATTGGTGGCTGTGTGCTTATGACAGCAAGTCAATATTTTAGATATGTTATTAACTTGGCAGATCGCTTAAATATTCCGATTGTGATGACACGGCAAGAATCTACACATATTCAGCAGAATATGTTGAGAACAATGTTTACAAAGTTAAATTCAGGTCTTCCTCCACAAGGAATTCATTTTCAATGTAGTAGCCACCGTAATGTGAGTTATTTAACCCATATTAAAATTTGTTATAACAAAAATGGAAAATATCGAACTTGTCCGGAAACAATAGAGACAAAATGTCCGAAATCTTTTGTGATTAAAGGATCGTATTAA
- a CDS encoding DUF2789 family protein, protein MLNQNIPSLALLFSQLGLANSPAAIELYVRTHQLSASQNLHDAPFWSKSQRDFLISHLVQDDDWAIWIDELNQQLHMDAYKIQLS, encoded by the coding sequence ATGCTCAATCAAAATATACCATCCTTAGCTTTATTGTTTTCTCAATTAGGACTTGCTAATAGTCCAGCAGCAATTGAGTTATATGTACGGACACATCAATTATCAGCTTCTCAAAATTTACATGATGCTCCATTTTGGAGTAAATCTCAGCGTGATTTTTTAATTAGCCATTTAGTTCAAGATGATGACTGGGCAATTTGGATTGATGAGTTAAATCAACAACTTCATATGGATGCATATAAAATACAGCTAAGTTAA
- a CDS encoding 23S rRNA (adenine(2030)-N(6))-methyltransferase RlmJ — protein MNYRHHFHAGNFADVMKHVLLLQLLNRLNQKDKPYRYIDTHGGAGKYDLSSSEAQKSGEFLTGIHRLVKLDDSIKRNAPEGVQQYLKVVEKMRDNFGKGAYPGSPWFALDGLRECDKATIFEMQRDVFQQLRHNIFDKRAGLHERDAYEGLLGVIPPKEKRGLVMIDPPYELERKDFPQLVELLVAAYKKWPTGVFAVWYPIKDRAMIERFEKKMYKTGIRRQLVCEICVWPDDTPVGLNGCGLLVINPPWKFSEDADEALQWLFPHLRMQENGGHAAVRWLVGE, from the coding sequence ATGAATTACCGTCATCATTTTCATGCTGGCAACTTTGCCGATGTGATGAAGCATGTCTTACTGCTTCAATTATTAAATCGACTGAATCAAAAAGACAAACCATACCGCTATATAGATACGCATGGCGGTGCTGGTAAGTATGATTTATCTTCTTCTGAAGCGCAGAAGTCGGGTGAGTTTTTAACGGGTATTCATCGTTTAGTGAAACTTGACGACTCAATTAAACGTAATGCGCCAGAAGGTGTTCAACAATATTTAAAAGTTGTTGAAAAAATGCGTGATAACTTTGGTAAGGGAGCTTATCCTGGATCACCATGGTTTGCACTTGATGGTCTGCGTGAGTGCGATAAAGCTACAATTTTTGAGATGCAACGCGATGTATTTCAGCAATTACGCCATAATATTTTTGATAAGCGTGCAGGTTTACATGAACGTGATGCCTATGAAGGATTACTCGGTGTAATTCCGCCTAAAGAAAAACGCGGATTGGTGATGATTGATCCACCATATGAATTAGAGCGTAAAGATTTTCCTCAATTGGTTGAGCTGCTAGTTGCTGCATATAAAAAATGGCCAACAGGTGTGTTTGCTGTTTGGTATCCAATTAAAGACCGTGCCATGATTGAACGTTTTGAAAAGAAAATGTACAAAACAGGTATTCGTCGTCAGTTGGTTTGTGAAATTTGTGTATGGCCAGATGATACGCCTGTTGGATTAAATGGTTGTGGTTTGCTCGTAATTAATCCACCTTGGAAGTTCTCTGAAGATGCTGATGAAGCATTACAGTGGTTATTCCCACATTTACGCATGCAAGAAAATGGCGGTCATGCTGCTGTTCGCTGGCTTGTGGGTGAATAA
- a CDS encoding 2OG-Fe(II) oxygenase gives MEKTLIPKALPVDQILDNLDQHGFSIIDNAYTPEYTHQLATECTSHLNEFRNAAIQNGIVSNIRSDHILWIDENLTIAQQHIQTLNNLATEFNRAFYAGIHEVEAHFACYNAGEFYALHRDNPQGKNGRVISAVYYLHEEWHDDWGGELRLQDKNDQWHIIQPKPNRIALFQSDLMHEVLVAKHQRLSITAWLRNDNTIF, from the coding sequence ATGGAAAAAACGCTTATTCCAAAAGCTTTACCCGTTGACCAGATTTTAGATAATTTGGATCAACACGGGTTCAGTATTATAGATAACGCTTACACACCAGAATATACACACCAACTTGCTACAGAATGCACATCCCATCTTAACGAATTTAGAAATGCCGCAATTCAGAATGGCATTGTCAGTAATATCCGAAGCGATCATATTCTTTGGATTGATGAAAATCTCACCATTGCTCAACAACATATTCAAACCCTGAACAATTTAGCTACCGAATTTAATCGTGCATTTTATGCAGGAATTCATGAAGTTGAAGCGCATTTTGCATGCTATAATGCAGGTGAATTTTATGCCTTGCATAGAGACAACCCCCAAGGCAAAAATGGTCGTGTTATATCAGCAGTTTATTATTTACATGAAGAATGGCACGATGACTGGGGCGGAGAATTACGCTTACAAGATAAAAATGATCAATGGCATATTATTCAACCAAAACCCAATCGGATTGCACTTTTCCAAAGTGATTTAATGCATGAAGTTTTAGTTGCCAAACATCAACGCTTATCCATTACTGCTTGGCTAAGAAATGATAATACAATTTTTTAA
- a CDS encoding transglycosylase SLT domain-containing protein — translation MLSSAYAAEEQFSDALKAANSGNTSLLQQYQTSMESDVLGYYPEYWMLNRNLASQPISAITSFAERYPQSAMAEKLSADYVEEKVKKADFINVQAVLPYITNPDQAESCAIAQVRARSGDSLVFLENKEAWLTTNSQPQSCTDLAKMMLDSPLMTKEDRKHRLWVQLRSGQAGPAVATSQTLGLNLSLTQLNVIQDNPLNYLWSAPKVTDADYAYLIYAIGRLADSDLNTALSSVSVAAQGTPENVQKALYRTVGYIGGTTVMKNNFNREVLNSFEASYGIPFSHEEAEIYARQAIRFGAWESLIRAIDSMTANQQKEDRWQYWLARAYEQRNDHASKTKAREIFQKLSHGDDYHNLLAKDHIGQNYKNFPTNHEPSSHDMQRLNQDIHFQRAFTLKAINAPATYINREWNWAVRQAYLKHDDGLILAAAKRATDMGWYDRAIYAADRTTNKHNYSYKYAMPYKNFVVLHSQNAGIDPAWAYGLMRQESRFNTGARSHVGAGGLMQIMPDTAKLVARRMGESYNPAALSDMNTNIRYGTYYLSMIQGQLSDSSVLATAGYNAGPNRARRWQPEFSELAADQYTETIPLSETRDYVKHVMTNATHYGVLLGQGGQSIGQRMKTIPLRNTQ, via the coding sequence ATGCTTTCTTCAGCATATGCAGCAGAAGAGCAGTTTAGTGATGCATTAAAAGCCGCAAATTCAGGAAATACAAGTTTATTGCAACAATACCAAACATCCATGGAGAGTGATGTTTTAGGATATTATCCAGAGTATTGGATGCTAAATAGAAACTTAGCTTCTCAACCTATTAGTGCAATTACAAGTTTTGCTGAACGTTATCCTCAATCTGCTATGGCAGAAAAATTATCCGCTGACTATGTAGAAGAGAAGGTAAAAAAAGCTGATTTCATAAATGTTCAAGCCGTTTTACCTTATATTACAAATCCAGATCAAGCTGAAAGCTGTGCTATTGCTCAAGTTCGTGCTCGCTCAGGCGACTCTCTTGTGTTTCTTGAAAATAAAGAAGCATGGTTAACAACAAACTCTCAACCTCAATCATGTACTGATCTCGCTAAAATGATGTTGGATAGTCCATTGATGACTAAAGAAGATAGAAAGCACAGATTATGGGTGCAGTTACGTTCAGGTCAGGCTGGTCCTGCTGTAGCAACATCACAAACACTAGGATTAAATTTATCATTAACCCAACTTAATGTAATTCAAGACAATCCTTTAAATTATTTGTGGTCTGCTCCGAAAGTGACAGATGCTGATTATGCATATTTGATATATGCAATTGGTCGTTTGGCAGATAGTGATTTAAATACTGCATTATCTTCAGTGAGTGTGGCTGCTCAAGGCACACCTGAAAATGTACAAAAAGCTTTGTATAGAACTGTTGGCTATATTGGTGGTACAACAGTAATGAAAAATAATTTTAACCGAGAAGTATTAAATAGTTTTGAAGCAAGTTATGGCATTCCTTTTAGTCATGAAGAAGCTGAAATTTATGCTCGCCAAGCGATTCGTTTTGGTGCTTGGGAAAGTCTTATTCGTGCAATTGATTCAATGACAGCTAATCAGCAAAAAGAAGATCGTTGGCAATATTGGTTAGCACGTGCATATGAACAACGTAATGACCATGCTTCGAAGACTAAAGCACGAGAAATTTTCCAAAAATTATCTCATGGTGATGATTATCATAATTTATTGGCTAAAGATCATATTGGACAGAATTATAAAAATTTTCCAACCAATCATGAACCATCATCACATGATATGCAGCGTTTAAATCAAGATATACATTTTCAACGTGCTTTTACATTGAAGGCAATTAATGCACCTGCAACTTATATTAATCGTGAGTGGAATTGGGCTGTTCGTCAGGCATATTTAAAGCATGATGATGGTTTAATTTTAGCAGCTGCTAAACGTGCAACAGATATGGGGTGGTATGATCGAGCAATTTATGCTGCAGATCGAACAACCAACAAACATAACTATAGCTATAAATATGCAATGCCATATAAAAATTTTGTGGTTTTGCATAGCCAAAATGCGGGTATTGATCCTGCTTGGGCATATGGTTTAATGAGACAAGAAAGTCGATTTAATACAGGTGCTCGTTCGCATGTAGGAGCGGGCGGTTTAATGCAAATTATGCCTGACACTGCTAAATTAGTTGCCAGACGAATGGGTGAGTCATATAACCCAGCAGCATTATCTGATATGAATACCAATATTCGCTATGGAACATACTATTTATCTATGATTCAAGGACAATTAAGTGATAGTTCTGTCCTAGCAACAGCTGGTTATAATGCAGGTCCAAATCGAGCACGCCGTTGGCAGCCTGAATTTAGTGAATTGGCAGCAGATCAATATACTGAAACGATTCCTTTGTCTGAAACGCGTGATTACGTAAAACATGTGATGACAAATGCTACCCATTATGGTGTATTACTTGGTCAAGGTGGTCAATCTATTGGTCAGCGAATGAAAACGATTCCTTTAAGAAATACCCAATAA
- a CDS encoding malate dehydrogenase — MKQPVRVAVTGAAGQIGYSLLFRIASGEMLGKDQPVILQLLEVPFEKAQQALKGVMMELQDCAFPLLADMIGTDDPKVAFKDADYALLVGSRPRGPGMERADLLKVNGEIFIGQGQALNEVASRDVKVLVVGNPANTNAYIAMKSAPDLPAKNFTAMLRLDHNRAASQIAAKTGKAVKDIKQLTVWGNHSPTMYADYRFATINGENVKDMINDQEWNANVFLPTVGKRGAAIIEARGLSSAASAANAAIDHMRDWALGTNGEWVTMGIPSDGSYGIPEGVMFGFPVTCENGEYKIVQGLEIDEFSRERINFTLNELEEERAAIADMVK; from the coding sequence ATGAAGCAACCTGTTCGCGTTGCCGTTACTGGCGCAGCTGGTCAAATCGGTTACAGCTTATTATTCCGTATTGCAAGCGGTGAAATGCTTGGTAAAGACCAACCAGTGATTTTGCAATTGTTAGAAGTTCCTTTTGAGAAAGCTCAACAAGCGCTTAAAGGCGTAATGATGGAACTTCAAGACTGTGCATTCCCACTTTTAGCAGATATGATCGGTACTGATGATCCTAAAGTTGCATTCAAAGATGCTGATTACGCACTTTTAGTTGGTTCACGTCCACGTGGTCCTGGTATGGAGCGTGCTGACCTTCTTAAAGTGAACGGTGAAATTTTCATTGGTCAAGGTCAAGCATTAAATGAAGTTGCTAGCCGTGATGTTAAAGTACTTGTTGTAGGTAACCCTGCAAACACTAACGCTTACATTGCAATGAAATCTGCTCCAGATCTTCCAGCTAAAAACTTTACAGCAATGTTACGTCTTGACCACAACCGTGCTGCATCTCAAATTGCTGCAAAAACTGGTAAAGCTGTTAAAGATATTAAACAACTTACAGTTTGGGGTAACCATTCTCCAACAATGTATGCTGATTACCGTTTTGCAACAATTAACGGTGAAAACGTTAAAGATATGATCAACGATCAAGAATGGAATGCAAATGTATTCCTTCCTACAGTTGGTAAACGTGGCGCTGCAATCATTGAAGCTCGTGGTTTATCTTCTGCTGCTTCTGCTGCTAATGCTGCAATCGACCATATGCGTGATTGGGCTCTTGGTACAAATGGCGAATGGGTAACTATGGGTATTCCTTCTGACGGTTCTTATGGTATTCCTGAAGGCGTAATGTTCGGTTTCCCTGTAACTTGCGAAAATGGCGAGTATAAAATCGTCCAAGGTCTTGAAATTGACGAATTCAGCCGTGAACGTATTAACTTCACTCTAAATGAGCTTGAAGAAGAACGTGCAGCAATTGCTGACATGGTTAAATAA